In Deferribacteraceae bacterium V6Fe1, one genomic interval encodes:
- a CDS encoding NADP-dependent isocitrate dehydrogenase, with translation MSGNPKIIWTEIDEAPALATYALYPVVKKFAKEAGIDVELKDISLSGRILAAFPDYLTEAQRIPDYLAELGELVKKPEANIIKLPNISASVPQLQAAIKELQEKGYNVPSYPEEPKTDEEKKIQERYSRILGSAVNPVLREGNSDRRAAKSVKKFAQKNPHKMMKPWPTDSKCRVAHMNSGDFYETEKSVTMAKADTVKIQFVDTNGKVEVKKEVKLLEGEVFDSSVMRVAQLRKFYEDTAKEAKEKDVLLSLHLKATMMKVSDPVMFGHAVSVYFKDALEKHADTLKEIGANPNFGLGDILAKLEKLPADKKEEIIKDINACYEKQPALAMVDSRNNITNLHVPNDVIVDASMPVVVRDGGKMWNKKDELQDTIAMIPDRSYATMYSEIIEDCKKNGQFDPATMGSVSNVGLMAQKAEEYGSHDKTFIAEAKGKFQVVASDGTVLMEQEVEKGDIYRSCQTKDIPIKDWVGLAFRRAKESGEPVVFWLDEKRGHDAEIIKKVKKYAPEFDTKDVEWHIMAPVEAMRFSLERIRKGLNTISATGNVLRDYLTDLFPILELGTSARMLSIVPLLAGGGLFETGAGGSAPKHVQQFLKEGHLRWDSLGEYCALVPSLELVARNYNNKKAAVLAKTLDEAIGMYLENQKLPSRKAGEIDNRGSSFYLTLYWAQTLAAQDEDAELKAKFEKVAKELTANAEKIDADLISCQGKPVDIGGYYRPDKAKAEAAMRPSATYNAIIDAM, from the coding sequence ATGAGTGGGAATCCAAAGATAATATGGACAGAAATCGATGAAGCGCCTGCACTTGCTACCTATGCGCTTTACCCGGTAGTTAAAAAATTTGCAAAAGAAGCAGGTATTGATGTTGAATTAAAGGATATTTCATTATCCGGAAGGATTCTTGCAGCTTTTCCTGACTATTTGACTGAAGCGCAGAGAATTCCTGATTATTTAGCTGAATTAGGTGAGCTTGTCAAAAAACCTGAAGCCAATATTATTAAATTGCCTAATATTAGTGCTTCCGTGCCTCAATTGCAGGCTGCAATTAAAGAGCTACAGGAAAAAGGCTACAATGTGCCTTCATATCCAGAAGAGCCTAAGACCGACGAGGAAAAAAAGATTCAGGAGAGATATTCAAGGATATTGGGCTCTGCTGTTAACCCTGTGTTGCGTGAAGGTAACTCAGATAGGAGAGCTGCCAAGTCTGTTAAAAAGTTTGCTCAAAAAAATCCTCATAAGATGATGAAGCCATGGCCAACTGACTCAAAATGCAGAGTGGCTCACATGAATAGTGGTGATTTTTATGAGACTGAAAAGTCAGTTACAATGGCAAAAGCTGACACAGTTAAAATACAGTTTGTAGATACTAATGGGAAGGTTGAAGTTAAAAAGGAAGTGAAGCTGCTTGAAGGTGAGGTATTTGATAGCTCGGTAATGCGTGTGGCTCAGCTTCGTAAATTTTACGAAGATACTGCAAAAGAGGCCAAAGAGAAAGATGTACTTTTATCTCTTCACCTCAAAGCTACAATGATGAAAGTATCCGACCCTGTTATGTTTGGCCACGCAGTTTCAGTATATTTTAAAGATGCACTTGAAAAGCATGCTGACACCTTAAAAGAGATAGGCGCTAATCCTAATTTTGGATTGGGTGATATCTTGGCAAAACTGGAAAAATTGCCTGCTGATAAAAAAGAAGAAATCATTAAAGATATAAATGCTTGTTATGAAAAGCAGCCGGCACTTGCAATGGTTGATTCAAGAAACAATATTACAAACCTTCATGTTCCAAATGACGTTATCGTAGATGCTTCAATGCCTGTTGTTGTAAGAGATGGCGGAAAAATGTGGAACAAAAAAGATGAGTTGCAAGATACAATAGCAATGATTCCTGATAGAAGTTACGCTACTATGTACAGTGAAATTATTGAAGATTGCAAAAAGAATGGACAGTTTGATCCTGCTACTATGGGTAGCGTATCTAATGTCGGACTTATGGCTCAAAAAGCAGAAGAATATGGCTCACATGATAAGACTTTTATAGCTGAAGCCAAAGGGAAATTTCAGGTTGTTGCCTCAGACGGGACCGTATTAATGGAGCAAGAAGTTGAAAAGGGTGACATCTATCGCTCTTGTCAGACCAAAGACATCCCTATAAAGGACTGGGTTGGGCTTGCTTTCAGAAGGGCCAAAGAGTCAGGCGAGCCAGTAGTTTTTTGGCTTGATGAAAAGAGGGGTCATGATGCGGAAATAATTAAGAAAGTTAAAAAATATGCACCAGAATTTGATACAAAAGATGTTGAATGGCATATAATGGCTCCTGTTGAAGCCATGAGATTCTCTTTAGAGAGAATTAGAAAGGGGCTTAATACTATTTCTGCAACAGGTAATGTCTTAAGAGATTATCTGACTGACCTCTTCCCGATTTTAGAGCTTGGGACTTCTGCAAGGATGCTTTCAATTGTTCCTCTTCTTGCAGGTGGTGGACTTTTTGAAACTGGTGCAGGTGGCTCAGCTCCTAAGCATGTTCAGCAGTTTTTGAAAGAAGGGCATTTAAGATGGGATTCTTTGGGTGAATATTGTGCACTTGTTCCATCATTAGAGCTTGTAGCAAGAAATTATAACAATAAAAAAGCTGCAGTATTGGCTAAAACTTTGGATGAAGCTATAGGGATGTATCTTGAAAATCAAAAGCTTCCTTCAAGGAAAGCAGGGGAGATTGATAACAGAGGTAGTAGCTTTTATCTTACTCTTTACTGGGCACAGACTCTTGCAGCGCAGGATGAGGATGCTGAATTGAAAGCTAAGTTTGAAAAAGTTGCCAAAGAGCTGACTGCAAATGCTGAAAAGATAGATGCAGACTTAATAAGCTGTCAGGGTAAGCCTGTGGATATTGGCGGATACTACAGACCTGACAAGGCTAAGGCTGAAGCAGCAATGAGGCCAAGCGCAACTTATAATGCAATAATTGATGCAATGTAA
- a CDS encoding 2-oxoacid:acceptor oxidoreductase subunit alpha yields the protein MAKKVEFMMGNYAVAEGALYAGCKFFGGYPITPSTEIAERMAERLPQVGGRFIQMEDEIAAMASVIGASIAGAKALTATSGPGFSLKQENIGYAMLCEIPCVIVDVMRGGPSTGMPTGPSQSDIMQAKWGTHGDHPVIAVTPASVQEQFDETVRAFNLAEKYRCPVFILTDSIIGQMMEQLVIPEPGELEVIERPMPDCKPEEYLPFDMDKDFVPLAPFGSGYRYHITGLHHASDGFPTNDPVLHTKNTVRLIERLNKNYDDIVKVEEFMTDDAEVLVFAIGVTARSAKHAVVEARNQGIKAGLVRPLTIWPFPEKHLEKLLSKNTVKGIVVPEMNLGQMTFEVQRVAKGRCGVEGLYSLMLDPILPGEILEKIRRFV from the coding sequence GTGGCTAAAAAAGTAGAATTTATGATGGGTAACTATGCAGTCGCTGAGGGTGCTCTGTATGCCGGCTGCAAGTTTTTCGGAGGATACCCTATTACACCTTCAACAGAAATAGCAGAAAGAATGGCTGAAAGGTTACCTCAGGTTGGTGGAAGGTTTATACAGATGGAAGATGAAATTGCAGCTATGGCTTCAGTAATCGGAGCTTCAATTGCTGGTGCAAAAGCTTTGACTGCAACAAGTGGCCCTGGATTTTCACTTAAGCAGGAAAATATTGGCTATGCAATGCTTTGCGAAATTCCATGTGTAATAGTTGACGTAATGAGAGGTGGCCCGTCAACAGGTATGCCAACAGGGCCAAGTCAATCTGATATCATGCAGGCAAAATGGGGTACTCATGGTGACCATCCTGTAATTGCAGTAACTCCTGCATCTGTACAAGAGCAGTTTGATGAAACTGTCAGAGCATTTAATCTTGCAGAAAAATATAGATGCCCGGTTTTTATACTGACTGACTCAATTATAGGTCAAATGATGGAGCAACTGGTTATTCCTGAGCCAGGCGAGCTTGAGGTTATTGAGAGACCAATGCCTGATTGTAAACCTGAAGAATATTTACCATTTGACATGGATAAAGATTTTGTGCCATTAGCACCTTTTGGCTCCGGATATAGATATCATATTACAGGTCTTCACCATGCATCTGATGGCTTTCCAACAAATGATCCGGTACTTCACACTAAAAACACTGTAAGACTTATAGAAAGACTTAACAAAAATTATGATGACATAGTAAAAGTTGAAGAGTTTATGACTGATGATGCAGAGGTGCTTGTGTTTGCAATTGGTGTTACCGCAAGGTCAGCGAAACATGCTGTAGTTGAGGCAAGAAATCAAGGCATTAAAGCTGGTCTTGTTAGACCGTTGACAATATGGCCTTTCCCTGAAAAGCATCTTGAGAAGTTATTATCCAAGAATACAGTAAAAGGTATAGTTGTTCCTGAAATGAACTTAGGTCAAATGACTTTTGAAGTTCAAAGAGTAGCAAAAGGTCGCTGTGGGGTAGAAGGGCTTTATAGCTTAATGCTTGATCCTATTCTTCCTGGGGAAATCCTCGAAAAAATCAGGAGGTTTGTATAA
- a CDS encoding 2-oxoacid:acceptor oxidoreductase family protein: MARVDIRLGGSGGQGTITAAAILGYAAVYAGKKAVQTKSYGPEARGGAARGEVVISDEEINYVKVLKSDVLVALTQEACDKFIADAKEGSVVIVDSMLVKDLPKGNFKVYALPIIKTAAEDIGKSMVANIVTLGVVNQITNLLDVEKLEKGVLSKVPKGTEELNKKALYAGMELAKNL; this comes from the coding sequence ATGGCAAGAGTTGATATAAGATTAGGTGGTTCAGGTGGTCAAGGTACAATTACTGCGGCAGCAATATTAGGTTATGCTGCTGTATATGCGGGAAAGAAGGCCGTGCAAACAAAATCATACGGACCTGAGGCAAGAGGTGGTGCTGCCAGAGGGGAAGTGGTTATTAGTGACGAAGAGATTAATTATGTTAAAGTATTGAAATCTGACGTTCTTGTTGCTCTTACTCAAGAGGCATGTGATAAATTTATCGCCGATGCCAAGGAGGGGAGTGTTGTTATAGTTGATAGTATGCTTGTTAAAGATCTTCCAAAGGGTAACTTTAAAGTATATGCACTGCCAATCATAAAGACAGCAGCTGAGGATATCGGTAAGTCTATGGTAGCTAACATTGTAACGTTAGGAGTTGTAAATCAAATTACTAACCTGCTTGATGTGGAGAAACTTGAAAAAGGTGTATTGAGTAAAGTGCCAAAAGGGACTGAAGAGCTTAATAAAAAGGCCCTTTATGCAGGTATGGAGCTTGCAAAGAATTTGTGA
- a CDS encoding succinate dehydrogenase iron-sulfur subunit translates to MSKFVTFEIFRYDPEKDKEPYYQSYKVEIRRPGMLMLEGLNQIKWEQDTTLAFRRSCREGVCGSDGINVNGVNMLSCMTKIEDLGSDHLVIQPLPGMPVMRDLVTDVDDFFEKFITVKPYLIRKSPAPDKEYYQSPEDRKKLDGLYECILCGCCSSSCPSYWADKKYLGPNAFLRAYRYLIDSRDEGAEERLPILNDKNGVWRCHTIYNCVEACPKELNPTKAIVGIRQMLLERKY, encoded by the coding sequence ATGAGTAAATTTGTAACTTTTGAAATTTTTAGATACGACCCTGAAAAGGATAAAGAACCATACTACCAGTCTTATAAGGTTGAAATCAGAAGACCTGGTATGCTTATGCTTGAAGGTTTAAATCAAATTAAGTGGGAGCAAGATACCACCCTTGCGTTCAGACGCTCTTGCCGTGAAGGTGTTTGCGGCTCTGACGGTATTAATGTCAACGGTGTAAATATGCTATCATGTATGACAAAAATTGAAGATTTAGGCTCTGATCATCTTGTAATTCAACCTTTACCTGGTATGCCTGTAATGAGGGACTTGGTGACTGACGTAGATGATTTCTTTGAGAAGTTTATTACAGTTAAACCTTACCTTATAAGAAAATCACCTGCTCCGGACAAAGAGTATTATCAGTCTCCTGAAGACAGGAAGAAATTAGATGGTCTCTATGAATGTATCCTTTGCGGATGCTGCTCATCATCTTGCCCTTCTTACTGGGCTGATAAAAAATATTTAGGGCCTAACGCATTCTTAAGAGCTTACAGATATTTAATCGACTCAAGGGATGAAGGTGCTGAAGAAAGATTACCAATACTAAATGATAAAAACGGCGTATGGCGTTGTCACACTATATACAACTGTGTGGAGGCTTGCCCTAAAGAGCTTAATCCAACAAAAGCTATTGTTGGTATTCGCCAGATGCTTCTTGAAAGGAAATATTAA
- a CDS encoding 4Fe-4S binding protein encodes MAKAEKIEINKKWCKGCEICVELCPTNAIEMVDFKVAVKDLEKCIACMQCELRCPDFAIVVYKKEKE; translated from the coding sequence ATGGCTAAAGCAGAGAAAATAGAAATTAATAAAAAATGGTGCAAAGGTTGCGAGATTTGTGTTGAGCTTTGCCCTACAAATGCAATTGAAATGGTTGACTTTAAGGTTGCCGTAAAGGACTTGGAAAAGTGTATTGCATGTATGCAGTGTGAGCTGAGATGTCCTGACTTTGCAATTGTAGTCTATAAGAAAGAGAAAGAGTAA
- a CDS encoding 2-oxoacid:ferredoxin oxidoreductase subunit beta has translation MAYDYAKYLRKGKLPHIWCAGCTYGIVLKSLIRAIDSLQWDKNDVAIVSGIGCASRLPGYVDFNTLHTTHGRSIAFATGVKLANPNLKVLAMGGDGDMTAIGGNHFIHACRRNIDMTVFVFNNNIYGMTGAQYSPTTPKGAWATTSPYGMSENNFTITDLAIGAGATFVARTTAYHVAHCEKTMKEAFQHKGLSVVEIINACPTGFGRKNKFKTPTSMLLWMKDSAVNVEKAKNMSQEELAGKFTIGVLHKIEKPEYIETYDATVGLKK, from the coding sequence ATGGCTTACGATTATGCTAAATATTTAAGAAAAGGGAAACTGCCACATATATGGTGTGCAGGCTGTACATATGGTATAGTATTGAAATCTCTTATTAGAGCAATAGATTCATTGCAGTGGGATAAAAATGATGTGGCTATAGTTTCAGGGATTGGTTGTGCAAGCCGTTTACCTGGCTACGTTGACTTTAATACACTGCATACTACTCATGGTAGATCAATTGCTTTTGCTACCGGCGTAAAATTGGCAAACCCAAACTTAAAAGTTTTGGCTATGGGTGGCGACGGTGATATGACAGCTATTGGTGGCAACCACTTTATCCATGCCTGTAGAAGAAACATCGATATGACCGTATTTGTATTTAATAACAATATTTACGGTATGACCGGTGCCCAGTATTCCCCTACAACCCCAAAAGGTGCTTGGGCTACAACTTCACCATATGGTATGTCAGAGAATAATTTTACAATCACTGATCTTGCAATTGGTGCAGGAGCAACATTTGTTGCAAGGACTACGGCATATCATGTTGCACATTGTGAAAAAACAATGAAGGAAGCATTTCAACATAAAGGGCTGAGTGTGGTTGAGATTATCAATGCATGCCCAACCGGTTTTGGTAGAAAGAATAAGTTTAAGACTCCTACATCAATGCTTTTATGGATGAAAGACAGTGCTGTTAATGTTGAAAAAGCTAAAAATATGTCTCAAGAAGAGCTGGCTGGTAAGTTTACTATCGGTGTTCTTCACAAGATAGAGAAGCCGGAATACATTGAAACATATGATGCAACTGTTGGATTAAAAAAATAG
- the sucD gene encoding succinate--CoA ligase subunit alpha, which produces MSILVNKDTKVIVQGFTGKEGTFHAEQCMEYGTKIVGGVTPGKGGQTHLGKPVFNTVVEAVQATGATVSLIFVPPAFVADAVMEAADAGIELAVTITEGTPVKDMMFAKDYAVKKGMKMIGPNCPGIITSEECKIGIMPGFIFKKGPVGLISKSGTLTYEASNQVVKAGYGVTTAVGIGGDPIIGLSYKDLLPMFEEDPETKAIVMIGEIGGTLEIEAAEFIKQNIKKPVVAFIAGQTAPKGKRMGHAGAIISGGKGTAKEKMDALAAAGVHVVVSPADIGETVAKILK; this is translated from the coding sequence ATGAGCATTCTTGTTAATAAAGATACAAAAGTAATAGTTCAAGGTTTTACAGGGAAAGAAGGCACTTTTCATGCCGAGCAGTGCATGGAATACGGCACTAAAATAGTTGGCGGTGTTACTCCAGGTAAAGGTGGGCAGACTCATCTTGGTAAGCCTGTATTTAATACTGTAGTTGAGGCTGTTCAGGCCACAGGTGCAACAGTTAGTTTGATATTTGTTCCACCTGCATTTGTTGCTGATGCTGTCATGGAAGCTGCCGATGCCGGTATCGAGCTTGCTGTTACAATTACTGAGGGCACACCGGTAAAAGATATGATGTTTGCCAAAGACTATGCAGTTAAAAAAGGTATGAAGATGATTGGACCTAACTGCCCGGGGATTATTACTTCTGAAGAGTGCAAAATTGGTATTATGCCCGGCTTTATCTTTAAGAAAGGACCTGTTGGACTAATTTCCAAGTCAGGTACTTTGACTTATGAAGCGAGTAACCAGGTAGTTAAAGCAGGTTATGGTGTGACTACAGCCGTTGGAATCGGTGGTGACCCGATTATCGGATTAAGTTATAAAGATCTGCTTCCTATGTTTGAAGAAGACCCTGAAACCAAAGCTATAGTTATGATTGGTGAAATCGGCGGTACTTTGGAAATAGAAGCAGCTGAATTTATTAAGCAAAACATAAAGAAACCGGTAGTAGCATTTATAGCCGGACAAACTGCACCAAAAGGTAAGAGAATGGGGCATGCCGGTGCTATTATTTCAGGTGGTAAAGGGACTGCCAAAGAAAAAATGGATGCTTTGGCAGCGGCTGGTGTTCATGTTGTTGTGAGTCCGGCAGATATTGGTGAAACAGTTGCTAAAATTCTTAAATAA
- the sucC gene encoding ADP-forming succinate--CoA ligase subunit beta, translating to MNIHEHQAKEIFRKYGVPTPKGFVAFKPENAVKAAQQLGGDLDVWVVKAQIHAGGRGKAGGVKLARSTEEVGMFAKELLGKTLVTHQTGPEGKTVHRIYIEEGAEIEKEFYLGMVLDRASEKPVMMASTEGGMEIEDVAAKTPEKIIKVEIDPAIGFQGFHGRKLAFGLGLPKDQVNKFISFAQALYHVYMDYDANLIEINPLIRTKDKRFVALDAKMGFDDNALYRQPEILAMRDLTEEEPTEIEAGKYGLSYIKLDGNVGCMVNGAGLAMATMDIIKHEGGQPANFLDVGGGASAETVAKGFEIILRDPNVKAIFVNIFGGIVRCDRVANGILEATKLTKVDVPVVVRLDGTNAEEAAEILKNSGIENIISANDLKDGAKKVVSAAKGGK from the coding sequence ATGAACATTCATGAGCATCAGGCAAAAGAGATTTTCCGTAAGTATGGAGTCCCGACTCCAAAAGGTTTTGTCGCATTCAAACCAGAAAATGCTGTTAAGGCTGCTCAACAATTAGGTGGAGACTTAGATGTTTGGGTAGTAAAAGCTCAGATTCATGCCGGAGGCAGGGGGAAAGCCGGCGGTGTCAAACTTGCAAGATCTACCGAAGAGGTTGGGATGTTTGCAAAGGAGCTTTTAGGTAAAACACTGGTTACACATCAAACAGGTCCTGAAGGTAAAACAGTGCACAGAATCTATATTGAAGAGGGTGCTGAGATTGAAAAAGAGTTTTATCTTGGGATGGTGTTAGATAGAGCTTCTGAAAAGCCCGTTATGATGGCTTCCACTGAAGGTGGTATGGAAATAGAAGATGTAGCTGCAAAAACCCCTGAAAAGATCATTAAAGTTGAGATAGATCCTGCAATCGGCTTTCAGGGATTTCATGGTAGAAAACTTGCATTTGGCCTTGGTCTTCCAAAAGATCAGGTTAATAAATTTATAAGTTTTGCACAGGCACTTTATCACGTATATATGGACTACGATGCAAACCTTATCGAAATAAACCCGTTAATTCGCACAAAAGATAAGAGATTTGTAGCGCTTGACGCTAAAATGGGATTTGATGACAACGCACTGTACAGACAACCGGAAATTCTTGCAATGAGAGACTTGACTGAAGAAGAGCCTACAGAAATAGAGGCCGGAAAGTACGGTTTAAGTTATATTAAGCTTGATGGAAATGTGGGTTGTATGGTTAATGGTGCTGGACTTGCAATGGCAACTATGGATATTATAAAGCACGAAGGTGGTCAACCGGCAAACTTCTTGGATGTTGGTGGCGGAGCAAGTGCCGAAACCGTTGCAAAGGGTTTTGAGATAATTTTGAGAGATCCAAACGTGAAGGCAATTTTTGTAAATATCTTTGGTGGAATAGTAAGATGCGATAGGGTAGCAAACGGTATTCTTGAAGCAACCAAACTTACAAAAGTTGATGTGCCTGTAGTTGTAAGACTTGATGGTACAAATGCAGAAGAAGCTGCTGAAATCCTTAAAAATTCAGGAATTGAAAATATTATATCAGCCAATGATCTTAAAGATGGCGCTAAAAAAGTTGTTAGCGCAGCTAAAGGGGGTAAATAA
- a CDS encoding succinate dehydrogenase assembly factor 2, with protein MDNIKETKEFKKCVFQCARRAMLENEYFLKDFLDSFVVNNYSVDDLERFNIFLKDIYDNDLFDIIMGNKTAEDYKDQYEYKFLKDIEVFAKTVRDKVKSK; from the coding sequence ATGGATAATATAAAAGAAACAAAGGAATTTAAAAAGTGTGTATTTCAGTGTGCCAGGCGAGCGATGCTTGAAAATGAGTATTTTCTTAAAGATTTTTTAGATAGCTTTGTAGTTAATAACTATTCTGTAGATGATTTAGAAAGATTTAATATATTTTTGAAAGATATATATGATAATGACCTGTTTGACATAATCATGGGGAATAAAACAGCAGAAGATTATAAAGACCAATATGAGTATAAATTTTTAAAAGATATAGAAGTGTTTGCCAAAACGGTAAGAGATAAAGTTAAATCAAAATAA
- the mdh gene encoding malate dehydrogenase: MAFKRPKIALIGGGQIGGVLAQLSALRELGDVVMYDIVEDMPQGKTLDIAEASRVDGFDVKVNGTNDYKDIEGSDIVIVTAGLPRKPGMSRDDLLTTNAKIIKTVAENIKQYAPDSYVIVISNPLDAMVTLMKEVTGFPANRVMGQAGVLDSSRFATFIAWELGVSVKDVNAMVLGGHGDTMVPLVRYANVNGCPVVELLEKKYGDKVKAKEVMDAMVERTKKAGGEVVALLKTGSAFYSPASSAIQMAEAILRDQKRVLPVCAYLDGEYGVKDFYVGVPVILGGNGVEKVVELDLNDEEQAMFDNSVDAVKKLIEDMKRLGFL; the protein is encoded by the coding sequence ATGGCTTTTAAAAGACCAAAAATTGCTTTAATTGGTGGTGGACAAATTGGTGGTGTTTTGGCTCAGCTTTCAGCTTTAAGAGAGCTAGGCGATGTGGTTATGTATGATATAGTTGAGGATATGCCTCAAGGGAAGACTCTTGATATCGCTGAAGCTTCAAGAGTAGATGGTTTTGATGTTAAAGTTAATGGAACAAACGATTATAAGGACATTGAAGGATCTGACATTGTTATAGTAACTGCAGGTTTGCCAAGAAAGCCTGGAATGAGCAGAGATGACCTTTTGACAACAAATGCAAAGATAATCAAAACTGTTGCTGAAAATATCAAACAGTATGCGCCTGATTCTTATGTAATAGTTATCTCTAACCCTCTTGATGCAATGGTTACCTTGATGAAAGAGGTAACTGGATTCCCGGCAAATAGGGTTATGGGTCAGGCAGGCGTTCTTGACTCTTCCAGATTTGCTACATTTATAGCTTGGGAGCTTGGGGTTTCTGTTAAGGATGTAAATGCTATGGTTCTTGGTGGTCACGGCGATACTATGGTGCCGCTTGTGAGATATGCAAATGTTAATGGCTGCCCTGTAGTAGAACTTTTAGAAAAGAAATATGGTGACAAGGTTAAAGCTAAAGAAGTGATGGATGCTATGGTTGAAAGAACTAAAAAGGCTGGTGGCGAGGTAGTTGCACTTCTTAAGACAGGTTCAGCATTTTACTCTCCAGCTTCTTCTGCAATTCAGATGGCTGAGGCTATCTTAAGAGACCAAAAAAGGGTATTACCTGTTTGTGCATATCTTGACGGAGAATATGGCGTCAAAGATTTCTATGTAGGAGTACCTGTAATTTTAGGTGGTAACGGTGTAGAAAAGGTCGTTGAACTTGACCTGAACGATGAAGAGCAGGCAATGTTTGACAATTCAGTTGATGCTGTTAAGAAGCTTATTGAGGATATGAAGAGATTAGGATTTCTTTAA